The proteins below are encoded in one region of Acanthochromis polyacanthus isolate Apoly-LR-REF ecotype Palm Island chromosome 4, KAUST_Apoly_ChrSc, whole genome shotgun sequence:
- the exoc1 gene encoding exocyst complex component 1 isoform X2, producing MTAIKHALQRDIFTPNDERLLGIVNVCKAGKKKKNCFLCATATIERPVQVKVVKVKKSDKGDFYKRQQTWELRDLTEVDAKDASKENPEFDLHFEKVYRWLASSTAEKNSFISCIWKLNQRYLRKKVEFVNVSAQLLEESVPSGESQSVAGGDEDALDEYQELSTREEQDIEGMMEMCEYAISNAEAFAEKLFKELQVLDGANIQSIMASEKQVNILMQLLDEALGEVDTIEGKLSSYEEMLQSVKEQMDQISQSNRLIQISNTNNGKLLDEIQFLVNYMDLSKGHIRALQEGDLTSPKGIEACINASEALLQCMNVALRPGHDKLMAVTQQQLLFAELRDTFARRLTNHLNNVFVHQFNHFSHFKMTIPQFYRSSCLSLPGHDQSSTLSQHTAELTLPKHSPLHRDLLRYAKLMEWLKNTHREKYEGLSRTYVDYMSRLYEREIKDFFEVAKIKMAGTSKEAKGKFATLPRKESALKQETESLHGSSGKLTGSTSSLNKLTVQGSNSRRSQSSSLLDMGNMSASDLDVADRTKFDKIFEQVLSELEPLCLAEQDFISKFFKLQQHQTVMPPLAQPETEESDGGTPSRVLPQAEHRHSLSSEKDMVRSMMNKIFQSIETELNSLIALGDKIDSFHSLYMLVKMSHHVWTAENVDPASYLSTTLGNVLVTVKRNFDKCISGQIRQMEEVKISKKSKVGILSFVTVFEEFAELAETIFRNAERRGDLDKAYVKLIRAVFMNVEKVASESQKTPRDVVMMENFHHIFSTLSRLKISCLDAERREAKHKYTDHLQSYVINSLGQPLEKLNHFFEGVEARVAQGVREEEVSYQLAFNKQELRKVIKEYPGKEVKKGLDNLYKKVDKHLCEEESLLQVVWHSMQDEFIRQYKHFEDLIGRCYPGSGITMEFTIQDMLEYFSSIAQSH from the exons ATGACAGCCATCAAGCATGCTCTCCAGAGGGACATCTTCACACCCAATGATGAGCGTCTTCTCGGCATTGTTAATGTCTGCAAGGCcgggaagaaaaagaagaactgCTTCCTTTGTGCGACAG CTACCATAGAGAGGCCTGTCCAGGTAAAAGTGGTAAAAGTGAAGAAATCAGACAAAGGGGACTTCTACAAGAGACAGCAGACCTGGGAGCTCAGAGACCTCACAGAAGTAGATGCCAAAGATGCAAGCAAG GAAAATCCAGAGTTTGACCTTCATTTTGAGAAGGTCTACCGGTGGCTGGCCAGCAGCACGGCTGAAAAAAACTCCTTTATTTCCTGCATTTGGAAACTCAACCAGCGTTACCTGAGGAAGAAGGTGGAGTTTGTGAATGTCAGTGCTCAGCTGCTGGAAG AATCAGTGCCAAGCGGTGAGAGCCAAAGTGTTGCCGGGGGCGACGAGGATGCTCTGGACGAGTACCAGGAGCTCAGCACTCGCGAAGAGCAGGACATTGAGGGCATGATGGAGATGTGCGAGTACGCGATCTCCAATGCTGAGGCTTTTGCAGAGAAGCTTTTCAAGGAGCTGCAGGTTCTAGATGGC GCCAACATCCAGTCCATCATGGCATCAGAGAAGCAGGTCAACATCCTGATGCAGCTGCTGGACGAGGCGCTGGGGGAGGTGGACACTattgaggggaagctgagcagCTACGAGGAGATGCTCCAGAGTGTCAAGGAGCAGATGGACCAGATCTCACAGAGCAACCGCCTCATCCAGATCAGCAACACCAACAATGGCAAACTGCTGGATGAGATCCAGTTCTTGGTG AACTACATGGACTTATCAAAGGGACACATCAGGGCCTTACAGGAGGGAGACCTGACCTCACCTAAAGGTATTGAGGCCTGCATCAACGCCTCTGAAGCTCTTCTGCAGTGCATGAATGTGGCCCTCCGACCAG GCCACGACAAGCTGATGGCTGTGACGCAGCAACAGCTCCTGTTCGCTGAACTGAGAGACACTTTTGCTCGTCGCCTCACCAATCACCTCAACAATGTGTTTGTTCACCAG TTCAACCACTTCAGTCACTTCAAAATGACCATCCCTCAGTTCTATAGgtcttcctgtctgtcactTCCA GGCCACGACCAGAGCTCCACCCTGTCGCAGCACACAGCTGAGCTGACCCTCCCCAAACACAGCCCTCTCCACAGGGACCTGCTGCGCTATGCCAAGCTCATGGAGTGGCTGAAAAACACCCACAGGGAGAAGTATGAGGGCCTGTCCAGG ACCTATGTTGATTATATGAGCAGACTATATGAGAGAGAAATTAAAGACTTCTTTGAGGTCGCCAAGATAAAGATGGCGGGTACATCCAAAGAAGCCAAGGGCAAGTTTG CTACGCTTCCGCGGAAAGAGAGTGCGctcaaacaggaaacagaaa GCCTGCATGGGAGCTCTGGGAAGCTGACAGGCTCTACTTCAAGCCTGAACAAGCTGACAGTGCAGGGCTCCAACAGCCGGCGTTCTCAGTCGTCCTCACTGCTGGACATGGGCAACATGTCCGCTTCAGACCTGGACGTGGCTGACAGGACCAAATTTGACAAG ATATTTGAGCAGGTCCTCAGTGAGCTGGAGCCGCTGTGTCTTGCAGAACAAGACTTTATCAGCAAGTTCTttaagctgcagcagcatcagacagTCATGCCCCCTCTTGCGCAG CCAGAGACGGAGGAATCAGATGGAGGCACACCATCAAGAGTTCTTCCTCAGGCAGAACACAGACACTCCTTGTCATCAGA GAAAGACATGGTGCGCTCGATGATGAATAAAATCTTCCAGAGCATCGAGACGGAGCTCAACAGCCTCATCGCTCTGGGTGACAAGATTGACAGCTTCCACTCTCTGTACATGCTAGTGAAGATGAGTCACCATGTGTGGACAGCCGAGAACGTTGACCCGGCCTCTTACCTCAGCACAACTTTGGGAAATGTGCTGGTCACCGTCAAGAGGAACTTTGACAAATGCATT TCTGGTCAGATCAGACAGATGGAAGAAGTGAAGATTTCTAAGAAGAGCAAAGTCGGTATCCTGTCTTTCGTCACCGTGTTTGAGGAGTTTGCTGAACTTGCTGAAACGATCTTCCGTAATGCAGAGCGCCGAGGAGACCTGGATAAAGCTTATGTCAAACTTATCAGGGCCGTCTTCATGAACG TGGAGAAAGTAGCCAGTGAAAGCCAGAAGACGCCACGGGATGTTGTGATGATGGAGAATTTCCACCACATCTTCTCTACATTGTCACGTCTAAAGATTTCCTGCCTGGATGCAGAGAGACGAGAGgccaaacacaaatacacagacCACCTGCAGTCTTATGTTATCAACTCTCTGGGTCAACCTCTAGAAAAACTCAAT CATTTCTTCGAAGGAGTTGAAGCACGTGTAGCTCAGGGCGTCCGCGAGGAGGAGGTGAGCTACCAGCTGGCCTTCAACAAACAGGAGCTACGCAAAGTTATCAAAGAGTATCCAGGCAAAGAAGTCAAAAAGGGACTCGACAACCTCTACAAGAAGGTGGACAAACATCTGTGTGAAGAAGAAAGTCTGCTACAG GTGGTGTGGCACTCCATGCAAGACGAGTTCATCCGTCAGTACAAGCACTTTGAAGACTTGATAGGCAGATGCTACCCTGGATCTGGAATCACCATGGAGTTTACCATCCAGGACATGTTGGAGTACTTCTCCAGCATTGCTCAGTCTCATTAG
- the exoc1 gene encoding exocyst complex component 1 isoform X1: MTAIKHALQRDIFTPNDERLLGIVNVCKAGKKKKNCFLCATATIERPVQVKVVKVKKSDKGDFYKRQQTWELRDLTEVDAKDASKENPEFDLHFEKVYRWLASSTAEKNSFISCIWKLNQRYLRKKVEFVNVSAQLLEELPKAEESVPSGESQSVAGGDEDALDEYQELSTREEQDIEGMMEMCEYAISNAEAFAEKLFKELQVLDGANIQSIMASEKQVNILMQLLDEALGEVDTIEGKLSSYEEMLQSVKEQMDQISQSNRLIQISNTNNGKLLDEIQFLVNYMDLSKGHIRALQEGDLTSPKGIEACINASEALLQCMNVALRPGHDKLMAVTQQQLLFAELRDTFARRLTNHLNNVFVHQFNHFSHFKMTIPQFYRSSCLSLPGHDQSSTLSQHTAELTLPKHSPLHRDLLRYAKLMEWLKNTHREKYEGLSRTYVDYMSRLYEREIKDFFEVAKIKMAGTSKEAKGKFATLPRKESALKQETESLHGSSGKLTGSTSSLNKLTVQGSNSRRSQSSSLLDMGNMSASDLDVADRTKFDKIFEQVLSELEPLCLAEQDFISKFFKLQQHQTVMPPLAQPETEESDGGTPSRVLPQAEHRHSLSSEKDMVRSMMNKIFQSIETELNSLIALGDKIDSFHSLYMLVKMSHHVWTAENVDPASYLSTTLGNVLVTVKRNFDKCISGQIRQMEEVKISKKSKVGILSFVTVFEEFAELAETIFRNAERRGDLDKAYVKLIRAVFMNVEKVASESQKTPRDVVMMENFHHIFSTLSRLKISCLDAERREAKHKYTDHLQSYVINSLGQPLEKLNHFFEGVEARVAQGVREEEVSYQLAFNKQELRKVIKEYPGKEVKKGLDNLYKKVDKHLCEEESLLQVVWHSMQDEFIRQYKHFEDLIGRCYPGSGITMEFTIQDMLEYFSSIAQSH, encoded by the exons ATGACAGCCATCAAGCATGCTCTCCAGAGGGACATCTTCACACCCAATGATGAGCGTCTTCTCGGCATTGTTAATGTCTGCAAGGCcgggaagaaaaagaagaactgCTTCCTTTGTGCGACAG CTACCATAGAGAGGCCTGTCCAGGTAAAAGTGGTAAAAGTGAAGAAATCAGACAAAGGGGACTTCTACAAGAGACAGCAGACCTGGGAGCTCAGAGACCTCACAGAAGTAGATGCCAAAGATGCAAGCAAG GAAAATCCAGAGTTTGACCTTCATTTTGAGAAGGTCTACCGGTGGCTGGCCAGCAGCACGGCTGAAAAAAACTCCTTTATTTCCTGCATTTGGAAACTCAACCAGCGTTACCTGAGGAAGAAGGTGGAGTTTGTGAATGTCAGTGCTCAGCTGCTGGAAG AACTTCCTAAAGCGGAAG AATCAGTGCCAAGCGGTGAGAGCCAAAGTGTTGCCGGGGGCGACGAGGATGCTCTGGACGAGTACCAGGAGCTCAGCACTCGCGAAGAGCAGGACATTGAGGGCATGATGGAGATGTGCGAGTACGCGATCTCCAATGCTGAGGCTTTTGCAGAGAAGCTTTTCAAGGAGCTGCAGGTTCTAGATGGC GCCAACATCCAGTCCATCATGGCATCAGAGAAGCAGGTCAACATCCTGATGCAGCTGCTGGACGAGGCGCTGGGGGAGGTGGACACTattgaggggaagctgagcagCTACGAGGAGATGCTCCAGAGTGTCAAGGAGCAGATGGACCAGATCTCACAGAGCAACCGCCTCATCCAGATCAGCAACACCAACAATGGCAAACTGCTGGATGAGATCCAGTTCTTGGTG AACTACATGGACTTATCAAAGGGACACATCAGGGCCTTACAGGAGGGAGACCTGACCTCACCTAAAGGTATTGAGGCCTGCATCAACGCCTCTGAAGCTCTTCTGCAGTGCATGAATGTGGCCCTCCGACCAG GCCACGACAAGCTGATGGCTGTGACGCAGCAACAGCTCCTGTTCGCTGAACTGAGAGACACTTTTGCTCGTCGCCTCACCAATCACCTCAACAATGTGTTTGTTCACCAG TTCAACCACTTCAGTCACTTCAAAATGACCATCCCTCAGTTCTATAGgtcttcctgtctgtcactTCCA GGCCACGACCAGAGCTCCACCCTGTCGCAGCACACAGCTGAGCTGACCCTCCCCAAACACAGCCCTCTCCACAGGGACCTGCTGCGCTATGCCAAGCTCATGGAGTGGCTGAAAAACACCCACAGGGAGAAGTATGAGGGCCTGTCCAGG ACCTATGTTGATTATATGAGCAGACTATATGAGAGAGAAATTAAAGACTTCTTTGAGGTCGCCAAGATAAAGATGGCGGGTACATCCAAAGAAGCCAAGGGCAAGTTTG CTACGCTTCCGCGGAAAGAGAGTGCGctcaaacaggaaacagaaa GCCTGCATGGGAGCTCTGGGAAGCTGACAGGCTCTACTTCAAGCCTGAACAAGCTGACAGTGCAGGGCTCCAACAGCCGGCGTTCTCAGTCGTCCTCACTGCTGGACATGGGCAACATGTCCGCTTCAGACCTGGACGTGGCTGACAGGACCAAATTTGACAAG ATATTTGAGCAGGTCCTCAGTGAGCTGGAGCCGCTGTGTCTTGCAGAACAAGACTTTATCAGCAAGTTCTttaagctgcagcagcatcagacagTCATGCCCCCTCTTGCGCAG CCAGAGACGGAGGAATCAGATGGAGGCACACCATCAAGAGTTCTTCCTCAGGCAGAACACAGACACTCCTTGTCATCAGA GAAAGACATGGTGCGCTCGATGATGAATAAAATCTTCCAGAGCATCGAGACGGAGCTCAACAGCCTCATCGCTCTGGGTGACAAGATTGACAGCTTCCACTCTCTGTACATGCTAGTGAAGATGAGTCACCATGTGTGGACAGCCGAGAACGTTGACCCGGCCTCTTACCTCAGCACAACTTTGGGAAATGTGCTGGTCACCGTCAAGAGGAACTTTGACAAATGCATT TCTGGTCAGATCAGACAGATGGAAGAAGTGAAGATTTCTAAGAAGAGCAAAGTCGGTATCCTGTCTTTCGTCACCGTGTTTGAGGAGTTTGCTGAACTTGCTGAAACGATCTTCCGTAATGCAGAGCGCCGAGGAGACCTGGATAAAGCTTATGTCAAACTTATCAGGGCCGTCTTCATGAACG TGGAGAAAGTAGCCAGTGAAAGCCAGAAGACGCCACGGGATGTTGTGATGATGGAGAATTTCCACCACATCTTCTCTACATTGTCACGTCTAAAGATTTCCTGCCTGGATGCAGAGAGACGAGAGgccaaacacaaatacacagacCACCTGCAGTCTTATGTTATCAACTCTCTGGGTCAACCTCTAGAAAAACTCAAT CATTTCTTCGAAGGAGTTGAAGCACGTGTAGCTCAGGGCGTCCGCGAGGAGGAGGTGAGCTACCAGCTGGCCTTCAACAAACAGGAGCTACGCAAAGTTATCAAAGAGTATCCAGGCAAAGAAGTCAAAAAGGGACTCGACAACCTCTACAAGAAGGTGGACAAACATCTGTGTGAAGAAGAAAGTCTGCTACAG GTGGTGTGGCACTCCATGCAAGACGAGTTCATCCGTCAGTACAAGCACTTTGAAGACTTGATAGGCAGATGCTACCCTGGATCTGGAATCACCATGGAGTTTACCATCCAGGACATGTTGGAGTACTTCTCCAGCATTGCTCAGTCTCATTAG
- the exoc1 gene encoding exocyst complex component 1 isoform X3, which yields MTAIKHALQRDIFTPNDERLLGIVNVCKAGKKKKNCFLCATATIERPVQVKVVKVKKSDKGDFYKRQQTWELRDLTEVDAKDASKENPEFDLHFEKVYRWLASSTAEKNSFISCIWKLNQRYLRKKVEFVNVSAQLLEELPKAEESVPSGESQSVAGGDEDALDEYQELSTREEQDIEGMMEMCEYAISNAEAFAEKLFKELQVLDGANIQSIMASEKQVNILMQLLDEALGEVDTIEGKLSSYEEMLQSVKEQMDQISQSNRLIQISNTNNGKLLDEIQFLVNYMDLSKGHIRALQEGDLTSPKGIEACINASEALLQCMNVALRPGHDKLMAVTQQQLLFAELRDTFARRLTNHLNNVFVHQFNHFSHFKMTIPQFYRSSCLSLPGHDQSSTLSQHTAELTLPKHSPLHRDLLRYAKLMEWLKNTHREKYEGLSRTYVDYMSRLYEREIKDFFEVAKIKMAGTSKEAKGKFGLHGSSGKLTGSTSSLNKLTVQGSNSRRSQSSSLLDMGNMSASDLDVADRTKFDKIFEQVLSELEPLCLAEQDFISKFFKLQQHQTVMPPLAQPETEESDGGTPSRVLPQAEHRHSLSSEKDMVRSMMNKIFQSIETELNSLIALGDKIDSFHSLYMLVKMSHHVWTAENVDPASYLSTTLGNVLVTVKRNFDKCISGQIRQMEEVKISKKSKVGILSFVTVFEEFAELAETIFRNAERRGDLDKAYVKLIRAVFMNVEKVASESQKTPRDVVMMENFHHIFSTLSRLKISCLDAERREAKHKYTDHLQSYVINSLGQPLEKLNHFFEGVEARVAQGVREEEVSYQLAFNKQELRKVIKEYPGKEVKKGLDNLYKKVDKHLCEEESLLQVVWHSMQDEFIRQYKHFEDLIGRCYPGSGITMEFTIQDMLEYFSSIAQSH from the exons ATGACAGCCATCAAGCATGCTCTCCAGAGGGACATCTTCACACCCAATGATGAGCGTCTTCTCGGCATTGTTAATGTCTGCAAGGCcgggaagaaaaagaagaactgCTTCCTTTGTGCGACAG CTACCATAGAGAGGCCTGTCCAGGTAAAAGTGGTAAAAGTGAAGAAATCAGACAAAGGGGACTTCTACAAGAGACAGCAGACCTGGGAGCTCAGAGACCTCACAGAAGTAGATGCCAAAGATGCAAGCAAG GAAAATCCAGAGTTTGACCTTCATTTTGAGAAGGTCTACCGGTGGCTGGCCAGCAGCACGGCTGAAAAAAACTCCTTTATTTCCTGCATTTGGAAACTCAACCAGCGTTACCTGAGGAAGAAGGTGGAGTTTGTGAATGTCAGTGCTCAGCTGCTGGAAG AACTTCCTAAAGCGGAAG AATCAGTGCCAAGCGGTGAGAGCCAAAGTGTTGCCGGGGGCGACGAGGATGCTCTGGACGAGTACCAGGAGCTCAGCACTCGCGAAGAGCAGGACATTGAGGGCATGATGGAGATGTGCGAGTACGCGATCTCCAATGCTGAGGCTTTTGCAGAGAAGCTTTTCAAGGAGCTGCAGGTTCTAGATGGC GCCAACATCCAGTCCATCATGGCATCAGAGAAGCAGGTCAACATCCTGATGCAGCTGCTGGACGAGGCGCTGGGGGAGGTGGACACTattgaggggaagctgagcagCTACGAGGAGATGCTCCAGAGTGTCAAGGAGCAGATGGACCAGATCTCACAGAGCAACCGCCTCATCCAGATCAGCAACACCAACAATGGCAAACTGCTGGATGAGATCCAGTTCTTGGTG AACTACATGGACTTATCAAAGGGACACATCAGGGCCTTACAGGAGGGAGACCTGACCTCACCTAAAGGTATTGAGGCCTGCATCAACGCCTCTGAAGCTCTTCTGCAGTGCATGAATGTGGCCCTCCGACCAG GCCACGACAAGCTGATGGCTGTGACGCAGCAACAGCTCCTGTTCGCTGAACTGAGAGACACTTTTGCTCGTCGCCTCACCAATCACCTCAACAATGTGTTTGTTCACCAG TTCAACCACTTCAGTCACTTCAAAATGACCATCCCTCAGTTCTATAGgtcttcctgtctgtcactTCCA GGCCACGACCAGAGCTCCACCCTGTCGCAGCACACAGCTGAGCTGACCCTCCCCAAACACAGCCCTCTCCACAGGGACCTGCTGCGCTATGCCAAGCTCATGGAGTGGCTGAAAAACACCCACAGGGAGAAGTATGAGGGCCTGTCCAGG ACCTATGTTGATTATATGAGCAGACTATATGAGAGAGAAATTAAAGACTTCTTTGAGGTCGCCAAGATAAAGATGGCGGGTACATCCAAAGAAGCCAAGGGCAAGTTTG GCCTGCATGGGAGCTCTGGGAAGCTGACAGGCTCTACTTCAAGCCTGAACAAGCTGACAGTGCAGGGCTCCAACAGCCGGCGTTCTCAGTCGTCCTCACTGCTGGACATGGGCAACATGTCCGCTTCAGACCTGGACGTGGCTGACAGGACCAAATTTGACAAG ATATTTGAGCAGGTCCTCAGTGAGCTGGAGCCGCTGTGTCTTGCAGAACAAGACTTTATCAGCAAGTTCTttaagctgcagcagcatcagacagTCATGCCCCCTCTTGCGCAG CCAGAGACGGAGGAATCAGATGGAGGCACACCATCAAGAGTTCTTCCTCAGGCAGAACACAGACACTCCTTGTCATCAGA GAAAGACATGGTGCGCTCGATGATGAATAAAATCTTCCAGAGCATCGAGACGGAGCTCAACAGCCTCATCGCTCTGGGTGACAAGATTGACAGCTTCCACTCTCTGTACATGCTAGTGAAGATGAGTCACCATGTGTGGACAGCCGAGAACGTTGACCCGGCCTCTTACCTCAGCACAACTTTGGGAAATGTGCTGGTCACCGTCAAGAGGAACTTTGACAAATGCATT TCTGGTCAGATCAGACAGATGGAAGAAGTGAAGATTTCTAAGAAGAGCAAAGTCGGTATCCTGTCTTTCGTCACCGTGTTTGAGGAGTTTGCTGAACTTGCTGAAACGATCTTCCGTAATGCAGAGCGCCGAGGAGACCTGGATAAAGCTTATGTCAAACTTATCAGGGCCGTCTTCATGAACG TGGAGAAAGTAGCCAGTGAAAGCCAGAAGACGCCACGGGATGTTGTGATGATGGAGAATTTCCACCACATCTTCTCTACATTGTCACGTCTAAAGATTTCCTGCCTGGATGCAGAGAGACGAGAGgccaaacacaaatacacagacCACCTGCAGTCTTATGTTATCAACTCTCTGGGTCAACCTCTAGAAAAACTCAAT CATTTCTTCGAAGGAGTTGAAGCACGTGTAGCTCAGGGCGTCCGCGAGGAGGAGGTGAGCTACCAGCTGGCCTTCAACAAACAGGAGCTACGCAAAGTTATCAAAGAGTATCCAGGCAAAGAAGTCAAAAAGGGACTCGACAACCTCTACAAGAAGGTGGACAAACATCTGTGTGAAGAAGAAAGTCTGCTACAG GTGGTGTGGCACTCCATGCAAGACGAGTTCATCCGTCAGTACAAGCACTTTGAAGACTTGATAGGCAGATGCTACCCTGGATCTGGAATCACCATGGAGTTTACCATCCAGGACATGTTGGAGTACTTCTCCAGCATTGCTCAGTCTCATTAG
- the exoc1 gene encoding exocyst complex component 1 isoform X4: MTAIKHALQRDIFTPNDERLLGIVNVCKAGKKKKNCFLCATATIERPVQVKVVKVKKSDKGDFYKRQQTWELRDLTEVDAKDASKENPEFDLHFEKVYRWLASSTAEKNSFISCIWKLNQRYLRKKVEFVNVSAQLLEELPKAEESVPSGESQSVAGGDEDALDEYQELSTREEQDIEGMMEMCEYAISNAEAFAEKLFKELQVLDGANIQSIMASEKQVNILMQLLDEALGEVDTIEGKLSSYEEMLQSVKEQMDQISQSNRLIQISNTNNGKLLDEIQFLVNYMDLSKGHIRALQEGDLTSPKGIEACINASEALLQCMNVALRPGHDKLMAVTQQQLLFAELRDTFARRLTNHLNNVFVHQGHDQSSTLSQHTAELTLPKHSPLHRDLLRYAKLMEWLKNTHREKYEGLSRTYVDYMSRLYEREIKDFFEVAKIKMAGTSKEAKGKFATLPRKESALKQETESLHGSSGKLTGSTSSLNKLTVQGSNSRRSQSSSLLDMGNMSASDLDVADRTKFDKIFEQVLSELEPLCLAEQDFISKFFKLQQHQTVMPPLAQPETEESDGGTPSRVLPQAEHRHSLSSEKDMVRSMMNKIFQSIETELNSLIALGDKIDSFHSLYMLVKMSHHVWTAENVDPASYLSTTLGNVLVTVKRNFDKCISGQIRQMEEVKISKKSKVGILSFVTVFEEFAELAETIFRNAERRGDLDKAYVKLIRAVFMNVEKVASESQKTPRDVVMMENFHHIFSTLSRLKISCLDAERREAKHKYTDHLQSYVINSLGQPLEKLNHFFEGVEARVAQGVREEEVSYQLAFNKQELRKVIKEYPGKEVKKGLDNLYKKVDKHLCEEESLLQVVWHSMQDEFIRQYKHFEDLIGRCYPGSGITMEFTIQDMLEYFSSIAQSH, encoded by the exons ATGACAGCCATCAAGCATGCTCTCCAGAGGGACATCTTCACACCCAATGATGAGCGTCTTCTCGGCATTGTTAATGTCTGCAAGGCcgggaagaaaaagaagaactgCTTCCTTTGTGCGACAG CTACCATAGAGAGGCCTGTCCAGGTAAAAGTGGTAAAAGTGAAGAAATCAGACAAAGGGGACTTCTACAAGAGACAGCAGACCTGGGAGCTCAGAGACCTCACAGAAGTAGATGCCAAAGATGCAAGCAAG GAAAATCCAGAGTTTGACCTTCATTTTGAGAAGGTCTACCGGTGGCTGGCCAGCAGCACGGCTGAAAAAAACTCCTTTATTTCCTGCATTTGGAAACTCAACCAGCGTTACCTGAGGAAGAAGGTGGAGTTTGTGAATGTCAGTGCTCAGCTGCTGGAAG AACTTCCTAAAGCGGAAG AATCAGTGCCAAGCGGTGAGAGCCAAAGTGTTGCCGGGGGCGACGAGGATGCTCTGGACGAGTACCAGGAGCTCAGCACTCGCGAAGAGCAGGACATTGAGGGCATGATGGAGATGTGCGAGTACGCGATCTCCAATGCTGAGGCTTTTGCAGAGAAGCTTTTCAAGGAGCTGCAGGTTCTAGATGGC GCCAACATCCAGTCCATCATGGCATCAGAGAAGCAGGTCAACATCCTGATGCAGCTGCTGGACGAGGCGCTGGGGGAGGTGGACACTattgaggggaagctgagcagCTACGAGGAGATGCTCCAGAGTGTCAAGGAGCAGATGGACCAGATCTCACAGAGCAACCGCCTCATCCAGATCAGCAACACCAACAATGGCAAACTGCTGGATGAGATCCAGTTCTTGGTG AACTACATGGACTTATCAAAGGGACACATCAGGGCCTTACAGGAGGGAGACCTGACCTCACCTAAAGGTATTGAGGCCTGCATCAACGCCTCTGAAGCTCTTCTGCAGTGCATGAATGTGGCCCTCCGACCAG GCCACGACAAGCTGATGGCTGTGACGCAGCAACAGCTCCTGTTCGCTGAACTGAGAGACACTTTTGCTCGTCGCCTCACCAATCACCTCAACAATGTGTTTGTTCACCAG GGCCACGACCAGAGCTCCACCCTGTCGCAGCACACAGCTGAGCTGACCCTCCCCAAACACAGCCCTCTCCACAGGGACCTGCTGCGCTATGCCAAGCTCATGGAGTGGCTGAAAAACACCCACAGGGAGAAGTATGAGGGCCTGTCCAGG ACCTATGTTGATTATATGAGCAGACTATATGAGAGAGAAATTAAAGACTTCTTTGAGGTCGCCAAGATAAAGATGGCGGGTACATCCAAAGAAGCCAAGGGCAAGTTTG CTACGCTTCCGCGGAAAGAGAGTGCGctcaaacaggaaacagaaa GCCTGCATGGGAGCTCTGGGAAGCTGACAGGCTCTACTTCAAGCCTGAACAAGCTGACAGTGCAGGGCTCCAACAGCCGGCGTTCTCAGTCGTCCTCACTGCTGGACATGGGCAACATGTCCGCTTCAGACCTGGACGTGGCTGACAGGACCAAATTTGACAAG ATATTTGAGCAGGTCCTCAGTGAGCTGGAGCCGCTGTGTCTTGCAGAACAAGACTTTATCAGCAAGTTCTttaagctgcagcagcatcagacagTCATGCCCCCTCTTGCGCAG CCAGAGACGGAGGAATCAGATGGAGGCACACCATCAAGAGTTCTTCCTCAGGCAGAACACAGACACTCCTTGTCATCAGA GAAAGACATGGTGCGCTCGATGATGAATAAAATCTTCCAGAGCATCGAGACGGAGCTCAACAGCCTCATCGCTCTGGGTGACAAGATTGACAGCTTCCACTCTCTGTACATGCTAGTGAAGATGAGTCACCATGTGTGGACAGCCGAGAACGTTGACCCGGCCTCTTACCTCAGCACAACTTTGGGAAATGTGCTGGTCACCGTCAAGAGGAACTTTGACAAATGCATT TCTGGTCAGATCAGACAGATGGAAGAAGTGAAGATTTCTAAGAAGAGCAAAGTCGGTATCCTGTCTTTCGTCACCGTGTTTGAGGAGTTTGCTGAACTTGCTGAAACGATCTTCCGTAATGCAGAGCGCCGAGGAGACCTGGATAAAGCTTATGTCAAACTTATCAGGGCCGTCTTCATGAACG TGGAGAAAGTAGCCAGTGAAAGCCAGAAGACGCCACGGGATGTTGTGATGATGGAGAATTTCCACCACATCTTCTCTACATTGTCACGTCTAAAGATTTCCTGCCTGGATGCAGAGAGACGAGAGgccaaacacaaatacacagacCACCTGCAGTCTTATGTTATCAACTCTCTGGGTCAACCTCTAGAAAAACTCAAT CATTTCTTCGAAGGAGTTGAAGCACGTGTAGCTCAGGGCGTCCGCGAGGAGGAGGTGAGCTACCAGCTGGCCTTCAACAAACAGGAGCTACGCAAAGTTATCAAAGAGTATCCAGGCAAAGAAGTCAAAAAGGGACTCGACAACCTCTACAAGAAGGTGGACAAACATCTGTGTGAAGAAGAAAGTCTGCTACAG GTGGTGTGGCACTCCATGCAAGACGAGTTCATCCGTCAGTACAAGCACTTTGAAGACTTGATAGGCAGATGCTACCCTGGATCTGGAATCACCATGGAGTTTACCATCCAGGACATGTTGGAGTACTTCTCCAGCATTGCTCAGTCTCATTAG